The DNA window GAGTTCGTATAGAGAGGAGCTGATCCATAGGCGACGGGTTAGGTTGCTCTCCGTCTAGGGAGTCTCCCTGGAGGGTGTCATTAGATTTATTCTACCAAGATCGAATCTATCTCTTAGAGACTTAAAAGGAAAAGGTCTAGTAAGAAGACATGCCCGAATCGAGACTTGCCTTGCCTGGGATGACCGAGTCAAAGGATGGTACTTGAAGAGTACAGCTTTCAAGACTACCTAGGCTAACAGAAGCCCAAGACCAAAGTCGGGATGTGGGAAACAAATAACCTAAGAGAGAGTACAGTGTGGTGTAGAGTAACTAATTGTTCTGTCTCTTGGGTAAACAACTTTTGCCACCCAGAGACAATTCATACTCCAGCTGTCCTACGACAACAAATATATCTGGACAGATCATCACGTTGGATAAATCGGTAACTAGCAATCTAAATCGCAAATTCAGAATTCATCATTTCACAAAAGGCACAAAATAATTGCAGAGATAATCATCATCGTTATTGATATCTGCTAAATGCATGTCATGATATTCCCTCATCCAACGCCGAGCAAGTAACCTCGTAATACCAATATGCTGTATCGGGTATCCAAGCAGTTCAAACATGGCTCCCCCGCCAATAGCGAGCGTTGTCCGGCCGCTTTATGCAGTTTTTGACAAAGAAAAGTgagaaaaaaatatatacaGGAAAAGAACTCGGATGATACCAAGCTCTGCATCCAAAGGGTGTCGGTCCATTATGAGTATGTACAGGTAGACAATCTCGGAGACCTGGCCGAGAGAGTAATGAAAAGGGACATGTTGTAGTCATCAAGTTAAAAAAGTCGTAAGAtgtatcatcttcatcgtgaCATGTCTCGCAGTCTAATAGGGAGAAAAGCATTGCGGTTCTTGTGCAGTTGGggaaaaagacaaagaagcGTGCTTAGATGGAAAGGACGTAGTTGGTTTGGTCCTTTTTACCAGCCATCAGAAGGCCGAGCTCTCGCATACGTTCGGTACCGCGACCAGGAACGGGCTTGGGCTCGGGGATCTTGCCGCGACGGGCGCGGTTGCAGTACTTCTGGTGGAACTTCTCCTTGCGTCGCTGACGTTTGCTCTCCAAGCCCTTCACAATGTCAATGGCGCCACGAATGTGAGTGTCGTTGTCGTAGGTCATCTTGTTGCGGGGGTGCTTTCGCTGGTGACACATGGCACCACCACGAGGCAGAGACTTGGTGTGGGTAAGACCAGGACGGCCAGCAAGGTTGAAGTTGACTTGGCCACAGCGAGGAGATCCGAGAggggtagtaatgggcttgCGCATGGGAGCGGGGGACTTTGCTCTGCGAGGGGATTGACGGCTGAAGAGTGGCTTAGGCGAACGAGCCCGGGCCTTGGGGGGAGGCGAATGAAGGCGCTTAGGAGGGGGTGAACGGAATCGCTTGGGAGAAGCGTGCTCGCTCTTGCGTCGGCGACGTGAACGATCACGGTCTTGGTGCAGGTCTTCCATAGATCCAAAGAACTCGTCGGCGTCACTCTCGTGGTGGACAGGGTTGAAGATCTCTCCATCATTCTCCTCTTCGGGCTCCGAAGCTGGGAAGCTGGGGTCAATGTCCTGAGGGATGACACGGAGCTTCTCGTTTCGTCGAGCTGCGAGGCACGAGAGATAGGCTTCTTCGAGAGGGCGGTCTTCATCCAAGGTACCACAAACGAAATCGGTGCTGTCGGGAAGATCGGGAGCTTCCTCGGCGTATCTAACGCGCTTGGAACGACGGCTAGCTCGCTGGCTGTTCACGGTAGCAATTGATGAATCAGACTGCATCTCGTGGAGGGAAGGTCGACGCATCAATGTAGCACCAGATCCGATGTGGACAACAGACTTGGCACCGGGTGTCCAGAGGCGcatatcatcatcctcgtcgtcgtcgtctgaGTCGGCGAATCCGGTCTCTTCGTCGGTGTGGTAACCATCAgaatcatcatcctcatcatcttcgtcttcgtcgtcatcctcgtcgAGGTCAACGTCGAgctcgtcctcatcctcatcttcctcgtcgtcctcatcatcatcaacatcggcatcgtcgtcgttgtcaagctcatcttcttcctcagccTCTTGCTCTGCTTCGGTGGCCAAACGACGGATGTTGTTCTCCTTGACCAGGGTGTCATTGATGGTCAGCTTGACTGCGACAGCGGTGCTGTCACGTCGGATCCAATCGTCCTCGCGGGTGGTACCACTGGCAAACTCGTGGAACTGGGAGCTATCCGTAGCGAGGTCAGAAGAGTCGGCACGGAGAAACTTGGGACGGGACATGGAATGTCTGCGGGGTGTGATTTGTCGAGGTGCAGACATAGCGATGCTTCGTTTGGGAGTAGATGGTGACTCCGCCTTGGGGGTGTCATCCTTGCGGTTTGTGTTGATTCCAATGGAGCGAGGAGGGGTATTTTGCGTAGAGGCGGGTCGAGCTGGGCAAGCGAACTTGATACAGGATTTGCGGGGAGCTTCCTGGGCAGAAGGGGCCTTCTCCATGGGTTGAGATCGAGGTGGCTGCACTGGTGCTGTAGGCTTGCCACCGCATGCAAACTGAATAGATCGCTTCTTGGGCTCTTCAGTCTTTCCCTGCTGCAACTTGACAGCGGCACCTAGGAGAGAAACGTGAGTCGGCACGGGGGCTCGCTCGTCGTGCAAGCGAAGCATGGCCATGTCGGCAAGAGGTGGGCTGGGAGTGCTTGGGCGAGAAGGACTGGTGAATCCAGTGTCACTAGTGAGCTCGGCGGTGGAAGCAAAGCTAATGTTGCTGACAAGAGAGCGGCGTCGCTGCTGAGTGTTGGTGGTGTTTTGGGGAATGTACAGGTCGTCATCCGAGTTTCCATTGATGGCCTTGGTCAACAAGGAGGACTTCTTCTCGGTGGAAGGTCGAATGGTGGTTCGCTGGAAGTCGTTTGAGGTGAACTGCTGCTTCTTGAAGTTTATCTCGGGTGGTTCGTCTGCCTCCTCGATTTCTTCTGAGCCGTGAGCCACCCAGGGCGTATCTAGGTTGTTGGTTATGGTGGTCATTTTGGTTTATAGGGAGATATAAATGCGTGATTTGAGTGTGGGTCAAGTCGTTTGGATCCAGAGTAAAGCTGAATTCCAATGATGATCAGGAGATTATGATCAAGTTCCAAAAACACGGTTTCGTTGAAGAAGTGAGGAAGGGTGTGTAAGTTGTATAGAGGTATCGAAGTAGCTCAAGCTGTGCTGTGAAAGGCTGCAACTTTCAAGAGTCTTGTTATAAAATGCGTCCCTGAGGACGGTGGTGCTATAAAAGCGAGACAAACATGGTCAACTGCTATAAAGTGATAGAGGTTGTTGTTGGTCAAAGAATGTTTTCAAGTCGGCGGACGAGCGAGCTTTGATATGGGATATAGGTCGATGGGTTAAAGTGAGATGCAGGGCCGGGCCGGACAGGGCTTTTGAAGAGAGGCTAGAAGAGGAGTAGAAGAGGCGGCTGATTTCCAGGTTGCAGGATTCCCCAATCTGAGAAAGGGTGGCGTCTGTGCTACTTTGGCTTGTGGGTGTctgggctgggctgctgGGCTGGCTGGGTGCTAGGGTGTTAGGGTGTGTGTGTGTCGTTCGCTGTTATTGCGCGTGGGGACAAGACAGGTGCAGATGACGTTCTCCGAGGCACGGGTACAGTACAGTCTAATACAGTGTATCTCTGTAGTATCCGTATTTCCAGCGAAACAGAACAAGGTGTGAGACAAAAGATTCTCGACAAGGACCAGGTGAGAAGTTAAAAAAGGAGAAACAACGTTTACAAAGAAGGGCGGTAGAAGGAAGGGAGCTCCGTGAAAGAAATACGAAAGAAATACTCGGTATCCCACGGGTCCTCCTTTGTTTGAGTCGAATTTTAAATACCTAAGTAAGCCTTGATTAATCCGACACGAAACAACAAGACTACCTAGAACTAGAATGAATACCTCGCGGTACAAAGAAAGACGCGACTTAGACTAAGAGAAAATAGGTAAAAAGGCACAACTCGACAGGCCAACGACAAGGAACGGGTTAAGATTTGGGGGGGTCCCGTCCCCTAAATTAGAGACGTAGAGCGACCGTCGATTTACCGTGCAAGGAGCGGGTAAAAAATGgatctcgtcttctttttTGCAGCGTCAAAGATTTTTTTTACTGGCACGGACCAAAAACAAGAGAAGGCATGGCTTGTTACATTGGATGGCTGAtgggcctcagggtatcagaaaaattggccgcaggaagcataagagatgaaattagtagaccactttatgctccttggactatagctcttagactctttgtttttgtaatccaagacttgggaggtctTTTTTACTGCTACCCACTAAAATGGGTTCCTCACTGTCTGTCAGAGGGTTCAGGGCAGGGCTTCTACTTTAGAGTACAGTACGCCATCACCAATTGATGACAAGAGAATGAGGTGTGAGTGGGAACAATCATCTTTTTTTTGTCCCTCTTGACTGATGGAAGCCAAGCAGGAGCTGGACGATTCCAGGTTCATGGACATTTTGCGccctttttttttggtaGATTGGATTTTTTCTAACCCTTTTTCTCCTGGGCTAGACCTTTCAGCGCTTAGATTGATCCATCATTCCCCCTGCCGTCAGCCTGTAAAGAAAAACGTGCCCTGAAAAAAATCATGTCTTGCTCCGCTGCTGATGCTCCGACGTCGAGAGTCCGCTTTTCCAAGCCCTTGCCGAGGAATAGAGCAACCGTAAAGGATCCATTGACCGACTTGAGATTGGCTTCTCGTGTACGTACATTACGGTCTGTACGTCGAGGAGTCTGTTTACCTATTTTTGAGGCGAGCGAGCGAGTGAGAAGAGGGAAAAGAGACACATTCCGCGGTGCAATTTCGGTTCCAGCGCTGACCGACAAAATATCGGTCTTGGCTTTTACTGTAGTCTATTACGGGCTGTGTACATACTGTCTCTGATTCATTCCCCTGTCTTTGGACATAATTGTCCAGTCAGGTCTAACAGCAACTTATTCAGGGTCTTTTTCTCAATTGACCAGTGGCGCCTGTCAGCATCCAGCCTCTAATAGATCCACGTTGTAGTGACCGAAAACAGGTTGCCCTGATCTACTGTGTGGCACACCGTCCTGagtctgactctgagtctGACTGACTCTTACCGTAGATGACCAAACAGTCAGTACGACTCGCCCGCTGGAATATACCGTGCGAAGATGTTATGCACTGCCTTGATCCAAGCCTCGTGCTCGCATAATCGGCCGCGAATACTCTTTTCCAGAAGCAACCCGCCACAGAATTCTTGGGCCTAGTAAGATCCACAGATGAAATCTTTCCCACCAGTCGAATGCCGTTTTTTACTGAACATTGTACAGTATGTACTTGAGACCAAAACTGTAAGACACCAGCCGCTTTCATTCTTTGAGAGGCGGTGTATGTATCCGCAAATTGCAAAACACAACAGCACAACTGTTGTGTTGTCGTTGATCATCGGACTGGCTTGTGACTGACAATCAGTCACTTCGCCAACCAGATCCTCAGATGATTGTCATGATTTGACACACTGATTGCTTGCTTTGTTTCAGGGGACCACATCCCACTGTCAAACTGTCACTGACTGATGCAAGAAGGGTTGTTGATCTTTTGATGTCGTCTCGTCTATCAAATCAAACCTTCGTTTATCGTACGCCCTTTGTTAGTACAGTACTACATGGTACAATGCACAATGCACCACAATACAACATGAGGTTTTTTGTCTGTCTTTGCCTTGAACGTGCTTTTCCATTTCTCTTGTCTCCTTCTTTGTTCGTCTTTGTTAATCAGGTTTATTGCGCTGAATATTTCTCATTTTAATCTTGGCTAACCCAAAGCCGTGGGGGTACATAGCTAGTATCCATGTAGGTAGCTTAGTACTAACATCGTGGAAGCGAGCAACAAAAGACAAGTGTCATTGATCGATCCAGATGCTCGCCTCATTAACATTCAACTTTCCCCACAATCACCTGTTTCGTTTACGATAGAGTCTCTCTTACTGGTGCCTCTATCCGTCTGCGTCGACCACGATCGACCCTTGCTTTCAGGGACGCACGCAGATGGTTGCGTTTAACCATTTTGGGTGTTCTGTTGTCTCtgcatcaacaacaccccTTCCTTCATCCACCAATTAATGCCTACTTCCTTACATCCTCGTGAGCTCTCTCTTTCTCCTACTGCAGAAGCCCATGCAATGCAAGCCAGAAATCCCCCGATGACGACAGTTTTGGCATGGATGGACTTTGTCTTATGCGCTAGGTCGGCGCATGAATCTGAGTCAAGTCGCCTATCAACATGTCAATGGGATCGTCGCCGACGGTATCACAGAGGACCCTGAAACTGCCCGACTCTTATCTTGGTTACCCAtgagatgaggatgaggtgCTGAAACCACCGGACGATGTCACAACGTTGTAGAAAGGGTCCTCTATGTGGTCATAGCTGGTAGATATCCGAGCTTTCTTGACTCGCTATATGGTACACTTCATTTCACAGCGACGATCGTAAATAAAGAAGGTGCTCGAAACGACCTAATCCCATTTTGGCGCTGTTTAGTGATCGCCAAATGCCTCGGTCGTTTCCCGCGGTTTTGGAGTAGCTGCTGTTGTCGCTACTGCATAGGTACAGGCAGTGCAACCACCCTTGCCTGACAAAGGTATTCGGAGggtctcggtctcggtcTTTGCCTTGGCCCTTGGTTCAACTTGTGCGATAACGGACATGTCTTGATGTGATATCAATTCTCTAGTCTACTACTGGTACGCATATTTGATATTATCCTCTTGATTGACGCTCCTCGTCACGTTGACCCGTCCGCCTGGGTAGGTTAGTACTTACTCTAACCCCGCGTTCTGAAGCCAAACCCCGCATCCTAAAAGGATACGCCGACAAGGCAAGCAAGGCGCTATCAGCGCATAACTGAAAATCCATTTACCCCATGTAACATAGCATTCATTTTGGCCTGTGATGCAGTGTTCTTGCTTACTCTTTGGATATACGGAAATGTTCAGATAGCCTTTCTCTACTCTGGCTCATGCAGCTCCCAATAGCGCCTCTCAGCTCACCCTCGAGAACTGTCCGTCCACTATCCTTCTTCCACAACCCACCCACTCTCAAAACAGGGCTCAATAATCGTGAGATTCTGGCGGTGAAGATTTGATTCATCTACTTTCTTGGAATTTAAGGGCTGAGTCACGAACAACATGATCAACTATTTGAAGCTACTGTCTTGATCACGAGTTGATTGCCCGCCATAGTTTGCTGCAGTGGAATCACATCTCACAACCAAGTTGTTCGATATACCACTAAGCATTATGGGGATAGCACAGCAAGATATCATAGAGTAGGTCAT is part of the Fusarium poae strain DAOMC 252244 chromosome 4, whole genome shotgun sequence genome and encodes:
- a CDS encoding hypothetical protein (BUSCO:25277at5125); the encoded protein is MTTITNNLDTPWVAHGSEEIEEADEPPEINFKKQQFTSNDFQRTTIRPSTEKKSSLLTKAINGNSDDDLYIPQNTTNTQQRRRSLVSNISFASTAELTSDTGFTSPSRPSTPSPPLADMAMLRLHDERAPVPTHVSLLGAAVKLQQGKTEEPKKRSIQFACGGKPTAPVQPPRSQPMEKAPSAQEAPRKSCIKFACPARPASTQNTPPRSIGINTNRKDDTPKAESPSTPKRSIAMSAPRQITPRRHSMSRPKFLRADSSDLATDSSQFHEFASGTTREDDWIRRDSTAVAVKLTINDTLVKENNIRRLATEAEQEAEEEDELDNDDDADVDDDEDDEEDEDEDELDVDLDEDDDEDEDDEDDDSDGYHTDEETGFADSDDDDEDDDMRLWTPGAKSVVHIGSGATLMRRPSLHEMQSDSSIATVNSQRASRRSKRVRYAEEAPDLPDSTDFVCGTLDEDRPLEEAYLSCLAARRNEKLRVIPQDIDPSFPASEPEEENDGEIFNPVHHESDADEFFGSMEDLHQDRDRSRRRRKSEHASPKRFRSPPPKRLHSPPPKARARSPKPLFSRQSPRRAKSPAPMRKPITTPLGSPRCGQVNFNLAGRPGLTHTKSLPRGGAMCHQRKHPRNKMTYDNDTHIRGAIDIVKGLESKRQRRKEKFHQKYCNRARRGKIPEPKPVPGRGTERMRELGLLMAGKKDQTNYVLSI